A stretch of Myxococcus hansupus DNA encodes these proteins:
- a CDS encoding sigma-54-dependent transcriptional regulator, with translation MQDEMAQLLTDLRGAKDFETAAAATLRRLQAVAQEAVASSRYAARGRVLRGIVHLRPGEAYRSLAALDVGAAEITDASVGTPFFTSATAWRAVVEHRCAVSIDVNVGTVQPHAPNAPVTGDPSLAGFNSHESRQRFLGRHATHVCVLPLRTPGGAIEGMISLEADCLAAMGQEFVWMDAGDRLQLLADVAAPYLARLPQRPVARPEVDEFLPVVGRSMAELLPILRVFALQDETILISGATGAGKSRLARWCHERSNRRGKPFETLDLVTVPEDLQMAELFGWKKGAFTGAVRDAPGSVARAEGGTLFIDEIDKLSLKAQAGLLHLLESRSYRPLGEGTGERQADVRFIIGTNADLHAEVRAGRFREDLYYRVNVLPVRMPPLQERQDEIPLWAQYMVNRRHRERAPEGHARLMKEAELLLVGSAWPGNLRQLDNIVRRAYTLAMVEHADAPGELVLHEKHVARALDYELAPGARPLPEALRAAAQAFVAEARRRNAPLDLDLADAFRGMVLGLAIRQVGRDEGFKLLGRESLVKNRNHHKALKRELEKVDSLYKALGEDGSPFSDLLSEVEAA, from the coding sequence ATGCAAGACGAGATGGCGCAGCTCCTCACGGATTTGCGAGGAGCCAAGGACTTCGAGACCGCGGCGGCCGCCACCCTTCGGCGTTTGCAGGCGGTTGCCCAGGAGGCCGTTGCGTCCAGCCGGTACGCAGCCCGGGGCCGGGTGCTCCGCGGCATCGTCCACCTTCGCCCTGGTGAGGCCTACCGCAGCCTGGCTGCGCTGGATGTGGGCGCGGCGGAGATTACGGATGCCAGTGTAGGGACGCCCTTCTTCACCTCGGCCACGGCGTGGCGCGCGGTGGTGGAGCACCGGTGCGCGGTGTCCATCGACGTGAATGTCGGGACGGTGCAGCCGCACGCGCCCAACGCGCCGGTGACGGGGGACCCGAGCCTGGCGGGCTTCAACAGCCATGAGAGCCGGCAGCGGTTCCTCGGCCGTCACGCGACGCACGTGTGCGTGCTCCCGCTGCGCACGCCCGGGGGCGCCATCGAGGGGATGATTTCCCTGGAGGCGGACTGTCTGGCGGCGATGGGGCAGGAGTTCGTCTGGATGGACGCCGGCGACAGGCTTCAGCTCCTGGCGGACGTGGCGGCGCCGTACCTGGCGCGGCTGCCGCAGCGGCCCGTGGCCCGGCCGGAGGTGGACGAGTTCCTTCCGGTGGTGGGGCGCTCCATGGCGGAGCTGCTGCCCATCCTCCGCGTCTTCGCGTTGCAGGATGAGACCATCCTCATCAGCGGCGCCACCGGCGCGGGCAAGTCGCGGCTGGCGCGCTGGTGCCACGAGCGCTCCAACCGCCGCGGCAAGCCTTTCGAAACGCTGGACCTGGTGACGGTGCCCGAGGACCTCCAGATGGCGGAGCTCTTCGGCTGGAAGAAGGGCGCCTTCACCGGCGCGGTGCGCGACGCGCCCGGCAGCGTGGCCCGCGCGGAGGGCGGCACGCTCTTCATCGACGAAATCGACAAGCTGTCGCTCAAGGCGCAGGCGGGGTTGCTGCACCTCTTGGAGTCGCGCAGCTACCGACCGTTGGGCGAGGGCACCGGTGAGCGGCAGGCGGACGTGCGCTTCATCATCGGCACCAACGCGGACCTGCACGCGGAGGTGCGCGCGGGCCGTTTCCGCGAGGACCTCTACTACCGCGTCAACGTGCTGCCGGTGCGCATGCCGCCGCTGCAGGAGCGCCAGGACGAAATCCCCCTGTGGGCGCAGTACATGGTCAACCGCCGGCACCGCGAGCGCGCGCCAGAGGGCCACGCCCGGCTGATGAAGGAGGCGGAGCTGCTGCTGGTGGGGAGCGCCTGGCCGGGCAACCTGCGGCAGCTCGACAACATCGTCCGCCGCGCCTACACGCTGGCCATGGTGGAGCACGCGGACGCCCCGGGCGAGCTGGTGCTGCACGAGAAGCACGTCGCGCGGGCGCTGGACTACGAGCTGGCCCCGGGCGCCCGTCCGCTGCCCGAGGCGCTGCGCGCGGCGGCCCAGGCCTTCGTCGCGGAGGCGCGCCGGCGCAACGCGCCGTTGGATTTGGACCTGGCGGATGCCTTCCGCGGCATGGTGCTGGGGCTCGCCATCCGGCAGGTGGGCCGGGACGAGGGCTTCAAGCTGCTGGGGCGGGAGAGCCTGGTGAAGAACCGCAACCACCACAAGGCGCTCAAGCGCGAGCTGGAGAAGGTGGACTCGCTCTACAAGGCGCTGGGTGAGGACGGCTCGCCCTTCTCCGACTTGCTGTCGGAGGTCGAAGCCGCCTGA
- a CDS encoding ZIP family metal transporter, with amino-acid sequence MSPVLATVALYSLIIVLGALAGAVVVVLNDRPTHLVRFLAFAAGVMLGAAFFHMLPEAYAGGGWWAFALVPAGFVFLLVLERYLVAHAGEDHGVAASSGHTGHPGHVLGLTAFLGLSTHTLFDGIALGSAVEEGVGSMAMLAIVAHKVPSALSLATILKSEGRSRFSILSLSTLYGMMVPAGALLYFIFDAMLHLESLGAKALAFSAGNFLYIAVSDLLPHVHRHGKDQPGRNVLALFVGLLLMFLLARLMGHPGHHPH; translated from the coding sequence ATGTCGCCGGTCCTGGCCACGGTGGCCCTGTATTCCCTCATCATCGTCCTCGGCGCGCTCGCTGGCGCGGTCGTGGTCGTCCTGAACGATAGACCCACGCATCTGGTGCGCTTCCTGGCATTCGCCGCGGGCGTGATGCTGGGGGCTGCCTTCTTCCACATGCTGCCGGAGGCGTACGCCGGAGGCGGCTGGTGGGCCTTCGCGCTGGTGCCGGCGGGCTTCGTCTTCCTGCTGGTGCTGGAGCGCTACCTCGTCGCGCACGCGGGCGAGGACCACGGCGTGGCGGCGTCCTCCGGGCACACCGGGCATCCGGGCCACGTGCTGGGGCTCACCGCCTTCCTGGGCCTGTCCACGCACACGCTCTTCGACGGCATCGCGCTCGGCTCGGCGGTGGAGGAGGGCGTGGGGAGCATGGCGATGCTGGCCATCGTCGCGCACAAGGTGCCCTCCGCGTTGTCGCTGGCCACCATCCTCAAGTCGGAGGGGCGCTCGCGCTTCTCCATCCTGTCGCTCTCCACGCTGTACGGGATGATGGTGCCGGCGGGCGCGCTGCTCTACTTCATCTTCGACGCGATGCTGCACCTGGAGAGCCTGGGGGCGAAGGCGCTGGCCTTCTCCGCGGGAAACTTCCTCTACATCGCGGTGTCGGACCTGCTGCCGCACGTGCACCGGCATGGCAAGGACCAGCCGGGCCGCAACGTGCTGGCGCTCTTCGTGGGCCTGCTGCTGATGTTCCTGCTCGCGCGGCTCATGGGGCACCCCGGGCACCACCCGCACTGA
- a CDS encoding class I SAM-dependent methyltransferase: MEKRTDWYEHPQYYEAIFGTDTVREVDFLLALSERFGTGGKVWLEPACGAGRLVEEAARRGLRVVGYDISEAMLAHARKRLTPAERRRVKLGPSRMESFADPALEGQVDLAHCLVSTFRYLDSEAAARQHLEGTRRLLKPGGIYVLGFHLTDYERARPEHERWVGQVGEDRVVCNTNEGLPERRARRSAMRNRLRVTGPDKDWLIETQWHFRTYSSAQAAKLFRDAGLRVLSCFTFDYDMDAPVERGSLRLDRVFILQPDAVSQPEDAPPPAPASSRKAPKKASTPQKRLKTSR, from the coding sequence ATGGAAAAACGCACTGACTGGTACGAGCACCCGCAGTACTACGAGGCCATCTTCGGCACGGACACCGTGCGCGAGGTGGACTTCCTCCTGGCGCTCAGCGAGCGCTTTGGCACCGGCGGCAAGGTGTGGCTGGAGCCCGCTTGCGGCGCGGGCCGGCTGGTGGAGGAGGCGGCCCGCCGGGGCCTGCGCGTGGTGGGCTACGACATCTCCGAGGCGATGCTCGCCCATGCGCGCAAGCGGCTCACGCCCGCGGAGCGCCGCCGCGTGAAGCTCGGCCCTTCGCGCATGGAGTCCTTCGCGGACCCGGCGCTGGAGGGGCAGGTGGACCTGGCGCACTGCCTGGTGTCGACCTTCCGCTACCTGGACAGCGAGGCCGCCGCGCGCCAGCACCTGGAGGGCACGCGCCGACTGCTCAAGCCGGGCGGCATCTACGTGCTCGGCTTCCACCTCACCGACTACGAGCGCGCGCGTCCCGAGCACGAGCGCTGGGTGGGGCAGGTGGGCGAGGACCGCGTCGTGTGCAACACGAACGAGGGCCTGCCGGAGCGCCGGGCGCGGCGCTCGGCCATGCGCAACCGCCTGCGCGTCACCGGGCCGGACAAGGACTGGCTCATCGAGACGCAGTGGCACTTCCGGACCTACAGCAGCGCCCAGGCCGCGAAGTTGTTCCGCGACGCCGGGCTCCGGGTGCTGTCCTGCTTCACCTTCGACTACGACATGGACGCACCCGTGGAGCGCGGCAGCCTCCGGTTGGACCGCGTCTTCATCCTCCAGCCGGACGCCGTGTCCCAGCCCGAGGACGCCCCGCCGCCGGCCCCTGCGTCCTCGCGGAAAGCGCCGAAAAAGGCCTCTACCCCTCAAAAACGGCTCAAGACTTCACGCTGA
- a CDS encoding GDYXXLXY domain-containing protein has product MLRTAVILGGLAFALLVPTGLVLQKERVLRSGKVVLLELAPVDPRSLMQGDYMVLDYAISRDRRDDTATLPSDGRLVLKLDANGVGTFTRYDAPETPLAADELKLRYRVRAERFRLGAESFFFQEGHADRYEGARYGELRVADDGNSVLVGLRDAQRQPLGR; this is encoded by the coding sequence ATGCTGCGCACGGCGGTCATCCTCGGCGGGCTGGCCTTCGCCCTGCTCGTCCCCACGGGGCTCGTCCTCCAGAAGGAGCGCGTGCTTCGCTCGGGCAAGGTGGTGCTGCTGGAGCTGGCGCCGGTGGACCCGCGCTCGCTGATGCAGGGCGACTACATGGTGCTGGACTACGCCATCAGCCGGGACCGGAGAGACGACACCGCCACCCTCCCCTCCGACGGACGCCTGGTGCTGAAGCTGGACGCGAACGGCGTGGGCACCTTCACCCGCTACGACGCCCCCGAGACGCCGCTGGCCGCCGATGAGCTGAAGCTCCGCTACCGCGTGCGCGCGGAGCGCTTCCGGCTCGGCGCGGAGTCCTTCTTCTTCCAGGAGGGCCACGCCGACCGCTACGAGGGCGCCCGCTACGGCGAGCTCCGCGTGGCGGACGACGGCAACAGCGTGCTCGTGGGCCTGCGGGACGCCCAGCGCCAGCCCCTGGGGCGCTGA
- a CDS encoding heme oxygenase (biliverdin-producing), translating into MSATGTLRLPRTDVSARVKRLVEPERPASVPLATGPQPLSVLLAEGTAKLAEQAERSLFIQSLFFDAWEGGLYGQYVRAQHYVSHLRQLHTLYTAFETALPRVMGTTLTTALLLPELRLASTLESDLTYFCGDARTETFACVETRLHAERIREVSEDAPHLLVAHAYARCVLDVFAGHRRAQRITDAFELAEGQGTSFYGAVPESELAAFRVRFHSRLDGLELDEDEAREVVQEARMAFRLHSLVCDELARGATGIVDRPHTDAR; encoded by the coding sequence GTGAGCGCCACCGGCACGTTGAGGCTGCCCCGCACGGACGTGTCCGCGCGCGTGAAGCGGTTGGTGGAGCCGGAGCGCCCGGCGTCGGTGCCGCTGGCCACGGGGCCCCAGCCGCTGTCCGTGCTGCTGGCGGAGGGGACGGCGAAGCTGGCGGAGCAGGCGGAGCGCTCGCTGTTCATCCAGTCCCTCTTCTTCGACGCCTGGGAAGGCGGCCTGTATGGCCAGTACGTCCGGGCCCAGCACTACGTGAGCCACCTGCGCCAGTTGCACACGCTCTACACCGCCTTCGAGACGGCCCTGCCCCGCGTCATGGGCACCACGCTCACGACGGCGCTGCTGCTCCCCGAGCTGCGCCTGGCCTCCACGCTCGAGTCGGACCTGACGTACTTCTGCGGCGACGCCCGCACGGAGACCTTCGCGTGCGTGGAGACGCGGCTGCACGCCGAGCGCATCCGGGAGGTCTCCGAGGACGCGCCCCACCTGCTGGTGGCGCACGCCTACGCGCGCTGCGTCCTGGACGTGTTCGCCGGGCACCGCCGCGCCCAGCGAATCACCGACGCGTTCGAGCTGGCGGAGGGACAGGGCACGTCCTTCTACGGCGCCGTGCCCGAGTCCGAGCTGGCGGCCTTCCGCGTGCGCTTCCACTCGCGCCTCGACGGGCTGGAGCTGGACGAGGACGAGGCGCGCGAGGTGGTGCAGGAGGCGCGCATGGCCTTCCGGCTGCACTCGCTCGTGTGTGACGAGCTGGCCCGGGGCGCCACCGGCATCGTGGACCGCCCCCACACCGACGCCCGGTAG
- a CDS encoding DUF4401 domain-containing protein produces the protein MALRPSVQQVLNTLQEEGHLGPDAVEPARTALEAHQRKSTAVPWFVRAFSGLGAWMAAVFVVSFFACTGILENKAVMGVLGLFLCGGATFLRREVHGVFVEQLALALCLAGAWMMVASIGIDAESEVTTAFAGLTISAVLLAIYPDAVLRFLSTGGIIASASVLAYKAAGGYGVDLLLLGSAVLMHVLIVEQVRLRQLSRGDWVGPVAFSLAFIVPAALLVRGTRGLSDAGFEISSGMPNSVLTLGLTALTLYTVWRVLQELRITPTGVAGAAVFAALALLAVLTPHTPAVIAAVGMLVLGFHRRSSVLLGLAVTFLLAAGSYYYYDLGLTLLAKSLALMGGGLVFLGLRSFLLRRFPAPATEVR, from the coding sequence ATGGCCTTGCGTCCCTCCGTGCAGCAGGTGTTGAACACGCTCCAGGAAGAAGGCCACCTCGGCCCCGACGCCGTGGAGCCCGCCCGTACCGCCCTGGAAGCCCACCAGCGCAAGTCCACGGCCGTCCCCTGGTTCGTGAGAGCGTTCTCGGGCCTTGGCGCCTGGATGGCCGCCGTGTTCGTGGTGAGCTTCTTCGCCTGCACGGGCATCCTGGAGAACAAGGCGGTGATGGGCGTGCTGGGCCTCTTCTTGTGCGGCGGCGCCACGTTTCTGCGCCGCGAGGTCCACGGCGTCTTCGTGGAACAACTGGCCCTGGCCCTGTGCCTCGCGGGCGCCTGGATGATGGTCGCCAGCATCGGCATCGACGCCGAGAGCGAGGTCACCACGGCCTTCGCCGGACTGACCATCAGCGCCGTCCTGCTCGCCATCTACCCGGACGCCGTCCTCCGCTTCTTGAGCACCGGGGGCATCATCGCCTCCGCCAGTGTTCTCGCCTATAAGGCCGCGGGGGGCTACGGCGTGGACTTGCTGCTGCTGGGCAGCGCGGTGCTGATGCACGTCCTCATCGTGGAGCAGGTCCGCCTGCGCCAGCTCAGCCGCGGTGACTGGGTGGGCCCGGTGGCGTTCTCGCTCGCGTTCATCGTCCCGGCGGCGCTGCTCGTCCGAGGCACGCGGGGGCTGTCCGACGCGGGCTTTGAAATCTCCTCGGGGATGCCGAACAGCGTGCTCACCCTGGGGCTGACGGCGCTGACGCTGTACACCGTGTGGCGGGTGCTCCAGGAGCTGCGCATCACCCCCACGGGCGTGGCCGGCGCGGCGGTGTTCGCGGCCCTGGCGCTCCTGGCGGTGCTCACGCCACACACGCCGGCGGTCATCGCCGCCGTGGGCATGCTGGTGCTCGGCTTCCACCGGCGCAGCAGCGTGCTGTTGGGGCTGGCGGTGACGTTCCTGCTCGCCGCGGGCAGTTACTACTACTACGACCTGGGCCTCACGCTGCTGGCCAAGTCCCTGGCGTTGATGGGCGGCGGGCTGGTGTTCCTGGGCCTGCGCTCGTTCCTGCTGCGGCGCTTCCCCGCCCCGGCGACGGAGGTGCGGTGA